In the genome of Rhipicephalus microplus isolate Deutch F79 unplaced genomic scaffold, USDA_Rmic scaffold_21, whole genome shotgun sequence, one region contains:
- the LOC119169968 gene encoding uncharacterized protein LOC119169968 — MPRGKPRGRRETGDVVKWQIIELWEAGVKNKSEIARRLHLSWTAVNLWVQRWESEGHLNVRPRSGRPRTTSGDDDTTVNTYTAFYGGAAKPTVQVKLERPDERLSAHQHNPPSFATAAAAASGGTEQSAANGPLPLLPLRQLTDPTCFANHQSAFKRSFETNGGDPHHPAERHEEVVGLDPPPPQRLSLATQTDGSSTTPPSEVAG, encoded by the coding sequence ATGCCTAGGGGAAAACCCAGAGGACGCCGCGAAACCGGCGACGTCGTGAAATGGCAGATCATCGAGCTCTGGGAGGCAGGCGTGAAGAACAAGAGCGAGATCGCGCGCCGTCTCCACCTGTCGTGGACGGCCGTCAACCTGTGGGTGCAGCGCTGGGAGAGCGAGGGCCACCTGAACGTGCGGCCCCGGTCTGGCCGGCCGCGCACCACTTCGGGCGATGACGATACCACCGTGAACACTTACACCGCCTTCTACGGCGGAGCGGCCAAGCCGACCGTTCAGGTCAAGCTCGAGCGGCCGGACGAAAGACTCTCGGCGCATCAACACAACCCTCCGTCTTTCGCGACTGCCGCTGCTGCGGCTAGTGGTGGGACCGAGCAATCGGCTGCGAACGGCCCGTTGCCGCTGCTTCCTCTGCGTCAACTCACGGATCCCACTTGCTTCGCGAACCATCAGAGCGCCTTTAAAAGAAGCTTCGAGACGAACGGCGGGGACCCGCACCATCCGGCCGAGCGTCACGAGGAAGTGGTCGGTCTCGATCCTCCGCCGCCGCAAAGACTCAGCCTGGCCACTCAGACGGACGGCAGCAGCACGACGCCGCCATCTGAGGTGGCCGGATAG